ACTGCAGCCTTCCCAGCTCAAAGGCCAGGTGCCCACAGGGCCGcctgtgcctcagtctctccaCGTGGGCCCTGGGGGGGCTCCCAGAGCTACCTCTCAGGCGAGCAGTGGCCACTGTGATGGGAGGCTCCTGGGTGCTGACCTCAGCCCTGGACACAGCTCCCACCACAGCTGGTACATCAGGGGCCATGTGCTGCCAGCTGCTACCTCCTGCTGGACCCCTACCAAGCGGCCACTGTTGCTTTCTGTGTCCCCTTCAGAGGCAGGAACAGCCACAGGGCATCCTTCTGCCCAAGGAGGAGGTGAAGGCAAGAGCCAGAAGGGCAGCTGGTGGCGTGGACAATCAACCCCAGGCTCTGGAGCATTCTGGGGCCAGCCCCAGAGAACTGAAGACCACAGTTGGAGGGGATGACCACCACCTGGGTGcttaccccacccccacccccctccccaacCTGCAGCTAGTCACAGGCTCTTGCTGCTGCCAGCTGGGTTCtagcagcaggcctgttacacaCTTGTAAATAGCTCCGGCCCGCCCTGCCCACCCCACACGTGAAGCCATCTGTCTGGCAGGACAAGGCCCACCAGGCGTCCGCTTCTCTGCGTCTTGAATAAACTGCGCTGTGAACTGCCCTCTACTGCCCTGGTTCCTGTGCGGAGGATGGGGGGGCGCTGTCTGTGCCGACCACAAGCCCCACGATGGGTCCCTGTGCTGAGCCCGGGGCCATGAGCTGAGTGGACATCTCAGGTCAGGTTCTGGAAGCCGGACCTAAACGTGGCGGtgtttattcagagacagggaagGGCTGGCTGATTGCCTTGGTCCCCTGGGGACAGTTCTCCAGGCAGGTGGCCCACCTGGGGCTTTGTTTCTGGTTCTCAGTCCTTGCTGCCAGCTCCAGTGTGCAGCAGGGCAGGGGTCTGGGCAGGCCCAGGTGAGCTGGGGTCCATTAAGGTGAACAGTACTGTCCTCAGCTGTCCAGGTAGCAAAGCTTTGGGGTGGGTGATCCACAAGAAATCCCCAAGGTTCAGTGTGGGCCCAAGACGGCTTCTGGTCAAGGAGTCTCTGGCTTCAGCAGTGACCCTTCACAGGGAGAGGTTCAGGAGACAGCGTGCCACTGGGGAACTGTGGGGAGGAGGGGCACAAGGCCAGGCTCCAGCCACCCAGCAGTGTTCCCTGCGGGACTGGGCGGTGCCCCACTCAGAGCTCCACACAGGCCCCTCTGAGGGTGGCCCCTGAACAAGAGCAGCTCAGAGGTACCATGGCAGCCCAGCCAGCGGCAGAGGGGATTTCACCCTGGGGCCTGGCCATGGAGCACCTCTCACAGGCCCGTGGCTCCTCTGGATGAAAACGCCTTTCAAGACCCTCCAACCCAGCCTCTACCTATCCCCGAGGACAGGGCCAGAAGAGACGGGGCACAGGGCCTAAGGACCCAGCCAGGCTCTGGGCAGGAGTGGCCAGCACATCCCCTGATCTCAGGGACATAGTCCAAGTGTGGCTAGAGTCTCAGGGCTTCTCTCTGGGAGCAAGTGACCTCAGCAGCCCAGAGTAGTTGTGAGACCACCGAGGCCTGTGGCAGGAGGTGGGCCAGAAACTCAGGCTGGCCCCTGGGCCACATGATGCAGGGTGGGGGCCCACCTGGCTGAACCAACACAGTCAACAGGTCAGTCCTGCACCCGGACCCCTGGCCAGCACCTGGACCCAGGTGAACAGACAGACCAGCCCTTCCTGGGGAGCACGCATTCCTGCAACCAGGTTCACAGTGCcctgaaggaggaaggaggtggcACTGCCCCAGAGGCTCATGTCCAACCAGAGGCCATTGCGAGTGGAGGAGGGGACCGAACCCCAGGGAGCATCCAACCTCTCCACCCTATGTCCAGGCAGAGCCGAGACCACGGTGTGGGTCCTGCCAGCCCAGTGTCATGGGAAGACACCCCGACCTGTAGCTGCCAGTGAAGGAGAGAAGCACGGTGGCCCCCGGTGCTGGAACCCAGATGGAATGCCAGCCTGGGGCACTCAGGTCCCCAGGGAGGAGCCAGAGGTGGTGGCATTAGGTGCTGCCTTAGACATGCAGGCCCAGGTCAGCCTGAGGAGGTAGCTGAGGTCCCTGGCAGCGCTGCCTGGTTCACCTGGATGATGCCCCGCTCCAGCTCCTGTCCAGCTAACTGGAGGTCCTCGCGCTTCTGCCGCAGCTCCTCCCTAGCCTGCTGCAGCCGCTTGTTTGTGATCACATAGGCCCGGCTCTGCTGGTAGAGCTGCTCCTGCTGATCCTCAGGGTCCTCGGTCCTCCTGGAGGGGCCTGGCAGGTCTGTGGATGGACACAGAAGCCTCACTCACCAAGGAGCCCCAAATCACAGAATGTGATACCTATGGGCCTCCACGCACAGGGCAGCCACGGGTGGGCATCTGCATCTCACCAAGCTAACCACAGGGCAGATGCAGACGCTGTGGGCAGGAGGGAGCTGAGCTGGCTCCCTCCCTGGCTAGGAGAGACCTCTTGGTTTTCACCTTGGCTACAGACTGGTTGCAGAAAGGCCCACAGGAAAGCCCAACCCAGGCCACTGGGTGGGCCTCCCTGGGTGGGCTCCGATTTCTGTCTTCAGACTGGGCTCTTGTGCCTGCTCTCTCTGGAAGCCTGAGCTGCAACATGCCAGCTCCTGCAGATGCCTTGTGTGGTTCTGCAGCCACAGGACCCAGTGCTTCCAGAACTGCGGGTGTGGAGACACATTTCCCAGGACCCCTTGCACAAGCAGCACATAAAACTCCCCTGCTCCCAGAAGGTACAAGACCATGGCTGCAGGACTGCAAAGGTTGGGTTTTGGGTACCATGCGACACGTCAGGACTCCCTCCAATCCTTCCTGTTCCTCACCTGCCCATAACCGTCTGGATTCCAGCTCCAACACCCACCGCAGGCCAGGAAACACTAGTGTTTGATTACAGGTCACTTTTTCACCATTATTTTAGATAAAAAGGGGGAAGGTCAGATGCAAACAGGATGGGACAAGCAGAAGATGGCCCAGAGCGCCCCTTCACTCTCCCTTGAACATGGTGCACCTCAGCTCCTGTGTGTGCTAGGTGGAACCTTGGGCCTTACAGGTGCTTCTCCTGGATTGcaccccggccctttttattttcaggcagggtcttgctaaattgccaaggttggctGGAACCTgcgacccttctgcctcagcctcctgagctactgggatagGCTAACTGGTGTGCAGGCACAGGGGAGTGCCCCACAGTTCTGCAGGTCTGTTCCGACCCGTCGACAGTGAGAGCAGCTACTGGCCCAGGAGTGGAAAAACTGGCTgtgtacccaaaaacttttttttacgGACACTGAAGATGACTTCACGTTACTTCCACACATCTCAAAATATGCTCACCCCCACTGAAACACGTGATCTGcgatgtggctcagggtagagcgACTGCCTAGGTGCAAAAAGGCCCTGGGGTCCATCcccagcatgaaaaaaaaaaaagcggagACCCTTCCTGGCTCCCGGCCTTAGCGGACCGGCGGCGCGGGCGGGCGGTGTGCTCGTGCAGACCCCGCCTCTCCCGCTGGGCCCGGGACCGTCCCTCCCCTCTCGGGCCGGACTTTCTACCTTCCGGGGCCAGCGCGGTGAAGACGGGGTCCTGCGCCCGCGCTCCTCGCACGTCCTCCAGGATCTGCGCCACCGTGGGGGGCGCCGGGCGGGTGGGCAGCACCACGCGCTTCTTGGCCTTGGAGCCCATCCCTGGAGGCGGGAGAAGGGAGCACTGACCGGGCGTCCACCTCCCGCCCCGGCCACTCGCACGCACCCGCCGCCGCCCTGCCGCGCCCTCCGGGGCCGCCCAGCTCTGGCCTTCCCTTGGCGCGACACCGCGGCTCGGCACCGCAGGGCTCCGCTCGACCTCCGTCTCCCCGCGGAACCCTGGCCGCCCACCTCCACCGCCCGGGAACGCTCCTGCCGGCGCCGGAGCCGCCGCTACCACAGCACTTCCGCTTCCGGTCGGAGCTCCGGCCGACCCCACTCGCGATGCGCGCTTCCGGCCTCCTCGGACTCTGGCTCCCGGCCAGAGCCCACCCCTTCTTAAAGGGGCGGTTCCCTGGAGGATGCCGGTGTGATCTGAGACTGAGAGCGACCGCACGTGATGGGAGTGAGTGGAGTTTCCTCTGCTGGGTGACAGATCATCTGGAACTCGGGTTTATGTTCGTGTCACTGCGGTAGAGCCCAGGGCCAAAGTATCccagagccacaccccagccctttccgAGGCAGGgtctcctcctgcccagcctcctgagtccctgggaccACAGGCCGGCTGGCCTCAGATTTCTGCAACCTCCTCCCCACCGGGCCGGTGAGGGCTGGGTTGGAGAACAAAAGCAGCAGAGGGAGGGTGTTGTTTAAACAGCTCTACGAAGAGGTAATTTACACACCCGAAATTCACTCACCTAGTGTCTGTAGTGGTTCTAATTCAGGGTTTGGGTGCTGGGTTTTTTGTTGTGTATCAGAGTCATGCAGTCACCCCCACAGTCTGGTTCCAGAACATTCTCATCATCCCAGAAGAAAGCCTGTCCCCATGAGCAGTCACCCACTCCCCAGCCTAGCTCCTGCACCCATGATTCACATCCGGTCTCTGGACTCGCCTGTCACTGTCACACACTGTGGCCTTGTGTGTCTGGCTCTCAATGAGCATGAGGTCCTCAGGTCCATCCATACCGCAGTGTGTGtcccctggctcctgccctggCTGAGGGCCACTCCAGGTGGATGGACATGGTGTCTGTCTGTGCATTGTGGAGCTGGCCGCAGTCCGGCTGTGGGAACCACGCTGCTGTGAGCCCGAGGGGTTTCTGTGGGGTGTTTGGTGTTTACGCCTCGGAGTGAAACCCCTGGGTGGGAGGCCAACTCGTATTCGGCGGTGGACTTGCCAGACTGATTTCCAAGGTGATGCCCAGGTGGCTAGCCAAGGGGCTCACCGCGTGGTGCAAGAGAAGGCTCAGGAGGAGTGTGGGCTGGAGAGGCCTTGGCCCGGGATGGGCCGCTCAGCATCTGCAGCCTCTGAGCGTCACTTGCCACCTTGAACCCCGCCCCAGGTCCCCAGAGCCGGGACTGCTGGCCAGGGGCTGATTCCTCCTTTGTGGTCCGCTGATCCTCGGGCTGACGTCAGGAAGGTAGTTTCCCTATGCAGTGCAGGGCTGCGGGGACCCCAACCAGGCCTGCCCTGCCCCAAAGGACACCCAGGCTTGGCACCTTTGACTCAACCTTTATTTGCAAACTCTGAGGTTGAACGTGGTGCTCGGGGCTGCTTGGACCCAACAGGGAAGGACCCGTGGCTGTGGTCTGACTTCTGCTCATCCCACctcatcccaccccacccctgcaccaagacttctctctctctttctcactcggAGCTTCTGGGTCCAGGCCACAGGGTTCCATGCAGCCCACACCCTGGCCAGTGACTGTGGGTGGCCAGCCAAGGCTTTCTGAGGCAGGGCAGTAGTGCCCACTTGGGCCCAGGCGGAGGTGGCTTTCCGTGCTCCAAGACGGACATCCCCAGGTTCCAgcagcagctggggctggggtggtggtgggcAAGGCCCTCAGCACCGGGAGCCCAGCCCACAGTGGGCAGCTCTTGGACGCTGCAGAGGAGGAGACTTCTGCTCACAGGCCACAGTCAACAGGACCAATACCAGGGCTTGGGCCTGGCAGCGGCAGCAATAGCTGGAGCAGGCGGTGTCCAAGGGCTGCTGGTGGCCGCTGGGGATGGCGGCCCTGAGCAGGAGCCCTGGTGCTCATCCAGAGTGTGGGGCGGGGGGCAGGCGGTGCAGTCATGGGCAGAGCTGCCCCGGCAGGTGTAGCACGAGGCGTGGCAGCCGGAGCACACGCGGAGGGCAGGCGCGGCCGCGCGCCCAGGCCCTGCGGTCACTGCCGGCTGGGTGCTGCTGAAGTACCTGGGCGGGCAGTAGGAGAGGCAGAGGTGGCCCAGGAT
This is a stretch of genomic DNA from Ictidomys tridecemlineatus isolate mIctTri1 chromosome 2, mIctTri1.hap1, whole genome shotgun sequence. It encodes these proteins:
- the C2H19orf25 gene encoding UPF0449 protein C19orf25 homolog — protein: MGSKAKKRVVLPTRPAPPTVAQILEDVRGARAQDPVFTALAPEDLPGPSRRTEDPEDQQEQLYQQSRAYVITNKRLQQAREELRQKREDLQLAGQELERGIIQVNQAALPGTSATSSG